TATACATTAAGCCCTTCTACCCTTAATATCTTTGTAAATGGTATATTTCTTGCTGACTTTTCTATAAACTCATCTTTTCCAGCTATTACAAAAAGAGGTTTTGTGAGGTTCAAATTCTTTAAAATGCCATTAAACGTCTTTGTGCTTATGCTGCTTAACTCTATTTTATCAACTATCTTCATATCAGAATTGGTAAATCGGATTGTCAGGGCTGATCTCAAGGCATGTTTTCTAACCTTCTTGGGAAGGCTATAGCTGTAATCTCTCGGATGAGGCCCAAAAACAACACCGCCGCCAACCATAAGTGGCGATTTATAGCTACCCTGTCTTGACCTGCCAGTACCCTTCTGTCTGTAAGGTTTTTT
Above is a window of Syntrophorhabdaceae bacterium DNA encoding:
- the rplD gene encoding 50S ribosomal protein L4, with the protein product MAKADLLNINAEKIGEIEIKDEIFNCDVKPHLIHDVIKMQLANRRQGTASTKTRKEVKGSGKKPYRQKGTGRSRQGSYKSPLMVGGGVVFGPHPRDYSYSLPKKVRKHALRSALTIRFTNSDMKIVDKIELSSISTKTFNGILKNLNLTKPLFVIAGKDEFIEKSARNIPFTKILRVEGLNVYDIIRHEQLIITLDSLRRIEEVLAP